One genomic region from Armatimonadota bacterium encodes:
- the hemC gene encoding hydroxymethylbilane synthase yields MMRLGTRGSKLALAQSRRVAEALGRLGAEVTLATITTSGDRAVMTPPAPNATGLFVKELETALRERRIDLAVHSLKDLTTVLPPGLILGAVLPRDSALDALVCRERGRRLDDLPRRARVGTSSPRRRAQLLHYRSDLQVSPLRGNVDTRLRRLDGGAFDAIVLARAGLTRLGLEQAQPWDIPPEICLPAPGQGALVVEIRDDDAPTAMLVAALDDPPTRACVTAERRFLQALGGGCHAAVGALARSEGDMILLTGAVASPDGRELLRASTQGALTAAVELGESLARELQGRGADALIEAAA; encoded by the coding sequence ATGATGCGCCTCGGCACCCGGGGCAGCAAGCTGGCGCTTGCACAGTCGCGGCGCGTGGCGGAGGCGCTCGGTCGTCTCGGCGCGGAGGTCACTTTGGCGACCATCACCACCAGCGGCGATCGCGCGGTGATGACGCCCCCCGCCCCCAACGCGACCGGCCTCTTTGTCAAGGAGCTGGAAACCGCCCTGCGGGAACGACGCATTGACCTGGCGGTGCACAGCCTCAAGGACCTGACCACGGTGCTGCCGCCGGGGCTGATCCTGGGCGCGGTGCTGCCGCGCGATTCAGCCTTGGACGCCCTGGTCTGCCGCGAGCGCGGGAGGCGGTTGGATGACCTTCCCCGGCGGGCGCGGGTGGGAACCTCGAGCCCGCGGCGGCGCGCGCAGCTTCTACACTACCGATCGGACTTGCAGGTATCGCCCCTGCGCGGCAATGTTGACACCCGCCTGCGCCGGCTTGACGGCGGCGCATTCGACGCTATCGTCCTGGCGCGCGCAGGGCTGACCCGGCTCGGTTTGGAGCAGGCGCAGCCGTGGGACATCCCGCCCGAGATCTGCCTGCCGGCCCCCGGCCAGGGCGCCCTGGTGGTAGAGATTCGCGACGACGACGCGCCGACGGCGATGCTGGTGGCGGCGCTCGATGACCCGCCGACGCGCGCATGCGTGACCGCCGAGCGGCGGTTCCTGCAAGCCTTGGGGGGCGGTTGCCACGCGGCGGTGGGAGCGCTGGCGCGCAGCGAAGGAGACATGATTCTGCTGACCGGGGCAGTGGCGAGCCCCGACGGCCGCGAGCTGCTGCGCGCCTCGACCCAGGGCGCGCTCACCGCTGCGGTGGAGCTGGGGGAGAGTCTAGCACGCGAGCTGCAGGGGCGCGGCGCGGACGCGCTGATCGAGGCGGCGGCATGA